In Kazachstania africana CBS 2517 chromosome 4, complete genome, the following are encoded in one genomic region:
- the SRO9 gene encoding Sro9p (similar to Saccharomyces cerevisiae SRO9 (YCL037C) and SLF1 (YDR515W); ancestral locus Anc_1.36) produces the protein MSVVTENTQPAVQEQKEEKKPITLTPAPLPTNSPWKTVNTEIPVTSISIKDLDSSKKKVRAPSPFIKTTASTKWAPIKASIVVSGNNNRNGSNNGRKTNNKPNNKSNNNSQRRKKQQQPIKKQHQSDSTTKDSEKSEERSELSGHEDENKAQQDDSSDTQLQRQNNKAQRRFNNNRPNSPLGHNTNNNQNGFQRRRYHNNKNEFHPRSNHRNRFQPQQMAQLQSKFYPFQPAMMAVNNIARQLEYYLSPENLTNDNYLRSKLSNEGYVPLSLLAKFYRVVNMSFGGDANVILAALREIVFNENATVEVSIGTLTKLKQDEVKETEEEKKVEQEQEPQEQDPVESPLDKYFIRSKQWEQWIPETVETEISIENTLNGDALDEFMIKVIPVPQRPQQTQSPDQEQEIEQEKVEEEQSEESAATEATD, from the coding sequence ATGTCTGTAGTAACTGAGAATACCCAACCTGCTGTCCAAGAacaaaaggaagaaaagaaaccAATTACTTTGACTCCGGCTCCATTACCAACTAATTCACCATGGAAAACTGTTAACACTGAAATTCCTGTGACTAGTATCTCTATTAAGGATTTGGACTCTTCCAAGAAGAAAGTTAGAGCTCCATCTCCTTTTATCAAGACCACTGCCTCCACCAAATGGGCTCCAATAAAGGCTTCCATCGTTGTCTCTGGTAATAACAACAGAAACGGTTCGAACAACGGAAGAAAGACAAATAACAAACCAAACAATAAATCTAATAACAATTcccaaagaagaaaaaaacagcAACAACCTATCAAGAAACAACATCAAAGTGACTCTACGACCAAAGATTCTGAAAAATCTGAAGAAAGATCAGAATTATCTGGCcatgaagatgaaaacaAAGCACAACAAGATGATTCCTCTGACACTCAACTACAGAGACAAAATAACAAAGCTCAAAGaagattcaataataacagACCAAATTCCCCCCTGGGTCACAACACTAATAACAACCAAAATGGcttccaaagaagaagatatcaCAATAATAAAAACGAATTCCATCCACGTTCTAACCACCGTAATAGATTCCAACCACAACAAATGGCTCAATTACAATCCAAATTCTATCCTTTCCAACCAGCTATGATGGCTGTCAACAACATTGCAAGACAATTAGAATACTACTTAAGTCCTGAAAATTTAACCAACGATAACTACTTGAGATCtaaactttcaaatgaagGTTACGTCCCACTATCTCTACTTGCTAAATTTTACAGAGTCGTCAACATGTCCTTTGGTGGTGATGCTAACGTCATCTTAGCTGCTTTAAGAGAAATTGTCTTCAATGAAAACGCCACTGTCGAAGTTTCCATCGGTACTTTAACCAAATTGAAGCAAGACGAAGTCAAGgaaactgaagaagaaaaaaaagtagaGCAAGAACAAGAACCACAAGAACAAGATCCAGTTGAATCACCATTagataaatatttcatccGTAGTAAACAGTGGGAACAATGGATTCCTGAAACTGTTGAAACTGAAATTAGCATTGAAAACACTTTAAACGGTGACGCATTAGATGAATTCATGATTAAGGTTATCCCAGTCCCACAAAGACCACAACAAACCCAGTCCCCAGAccaagaacaagaaatcGAACAAGAGAAAGTCGAAGAAGAACAATCCGAAGAATCTGCTGCCACTGAAGCAACTGATTAA
- the GFD2 gene encoding Gfd2p (similar to Saccharomyces cerevisiae GFD2 (YCL036W) and YDR514C; ancestral locus Anc_1.37) — translation MTRSAVVDIPLSSDLKKLFDVPIKVKGLSDDFHSTKVAKKLYTRSCEELTEKLTEKLSWEPKQRDSSILGSDAYYSDLRNVPYDMNVDKLKQFNAYISQLESQWSQRAELSKRELKNTVGIRIKEWVEESNDSLSDDCIDIICNDKKRNVDSKLTKLKISIEAEKTNFKIELNNLKKTLEKKLKIDDYSDALLLEQKLQTINTKYETNIKGLQSNYKQLDRYNKLIKSIENSYYPKVFSPPMSSNFEYLKNAFRIISMKEAILFSIDIEAFEMQNDIITEIGISIYDPRENLDSVMPIFKNYHIVIKESLHIRNSKYICDYKDCYLLNESIVLTLKESINFIQNLIDFYMIPQTQEDLTWKRSIVGHNVKQDINWLLDLGVKFPTEKINFDLTGNLMKNITVIDTEKIHKLLYGEIYSNLGKILKLYEIPHSFLHNAGNDAFFTLELLMVICDFKQRKIKRLDDLKYTGDKIRILIERDDEPQILPMSYILAVATAPNNDKASKKLIPQTQFHGLQYYSTAQNAFNSYL, via the coding sequence ATGACACGGAGTGCTGTTGTTGATATCCCACTGTCATcggatttgaaaaagttgttCGATGTTCCGATTAAAGTTAAAGGCTTGTCTGACGATTTTCATAGTACGAAAGTTGCCAAGAAGCTTTATACTAGATCTTGTGAGGAGCTGACAGAGAAGCTGACAGAGAAGCTGTCTTGGGAGCCCAAACAAAGGGACTCTTCGATCTTGGGTAGTGATGCATACTATTCTGATTTACGTAATGTTCCATACGATATGAATGTTGACAAATTGAAACAGTTTAATGCATATATTTCACAACTGGAATCGCAATGGTCTCAGAGAGCTGAGTTGAGTAAGAGGGAATTGAAAAACACCGTGGGGATCAGGATTAAAGAATGGGTGGAAGAATCAAACGACTCTCTTTCAGATGACTGCATAGATATTATCTGTAACgataaaaagagaaatgtGGATTCTAAATTGactaaattgaaaataagcATCGAGGCAGAAAAgacaaattttaaaatagaattgaataacttgaagaaaactctggaaaagaaactgaaaatagATGACTACAGTGATGCCTTGCTACTAGAACAAAAATTGCAAACTATTAATACAAAATATGAAACTAATATCAAGGGTTTACAGTCGAATTATAAGCAGCTAGATAGGTACAATAAACTTATTAAAAGCATTGAGAACAGTTATTATCCAAAAGTGTTTTCACCACCTAtgtcatcaaattttgaatatttgaaaaatgccTTCAgaataatatcaatgaaGGAAGcaatattattttccatTGATATTGAGGCCTTCGAGATGCAAAACGACATTATTACGGAGATTGGCATTTCGATCTATGATCCAAGGGAGAATCTTGATTCAGTCATgccaattttcaaaaattatcacATTGTTATTAAAGAATCGCTTCATATCAGAAATAGTAAATATATCTGTGATTATAAGGATTGTTATCTACTCAATGAATCTATTGTATtaactttgaaagaatcaatcaatttcatccaaaatttaattgatttctACATGATCCCCCAAACTCAAGAAGATCTTACATGGAAGAGATCTATCGTAGGACATAACGTTAAGCAAGATATAAACTGGTTGCTTGACTTAGGTGTAAAGTTCCcaactgaaaaaatcaattttgatttaacTGGGAACCttatgaaaaatatcactGTTATAGACACAGAAAAGATTCATAAATTGTTATACGGtgaaatatattcaaatttgggtaaaatattgaaattatatgAAATACCCCATTCCTTTTTGCATAATGCAGGTAACGATGCCTTCTTTACCTTAGAATTGTTGATGGTAATTTGTGACTTTAAACAGAGGAAAATAAAGAGATTAGATGATCTGAAGTATACAGGTGATAAGATAAGGATATTAATTGAAAGAGATGACGAACCGCAAATATTACCGATGTCATATATTCTAGCGGTTGCAACTGCTccaaataatgataaagcatcaaaaaagttgattCCACAGACACAATTCCATGGATTACAATACTATTCAACGGCTCAAAATGCATTTAATTCATACttatag